CACGGTTGATGTTAGTGGTACAGTACGCGGTATTCTGGCTGATGTGAAAGTGCGGGGTGATGCCGCAGTTAAGGAATATACTAGTCGTTTCGACCATTTCAGCCCAGAATCTTTACATCTGAGTGCCGATTTCATCGCCACCCAAGCCGCCAAATGCCCTGCTGATGTGAGAGTCGCCCTGGAATTAGCCGCAGAACGCATTGGTAGCTTTCACCAAAAACAACTGCCCCAAGATATTGGTTACACCGATGCAACAGGCGTAAAACTCGGTTTAAATTGGGTTTCTCTCTCACAAGTTGGTATTTACGTCCCTGGTGGACGCGCCAGCTATCCTAGTTCGGTGTTGATGAATGCTTTACCTGCCAAAATTGCCGGGGTGGAACGCATTGTGATGACAGTACCTATGCCACGGGGGGAAATTAACCCGGCTGTGTTAGCGGCGGCGCAAGTGGCTGGCGTAACAGAAATATATAGTATTGGTGGGGCGCAAGCAGTAGCCGCCCTCGCCTACGGGACAGAAACTCTGACTCCTGTAGATAAAGTTGTTGGCCCTGGTAATGCTTATGTTGCGGAAGCCAAACGGCAGGTATTCGGAACTGTGGGTATTGACAGCATCGCTGGGCCTTCGGAAATCTTGGTGGTAGCCGACGATAAAAATAACCCAGAGTGGATAGCTTGGGATTTATTATCGCAAGCAGAACATGACCCCAGCGCTCAATCGATTTTAATTACTGATTCGGCAGTTTTCGCCCAGCAAGTTATTACCGCCGTTGAAAATGTTCTTACTAAGCTGTCTACTCAAGAAGTGGCGAGCGCTAGTTGGCAAAATCACGGTGCAGTCATTGTAGTGAGTGATTTGGCAGAGAGTATACCACTATTGAATCAACTGGCTCCCGAACACGTCGAGTTATGTGTCGATAACCCGCAAATATTAGCTAGTCAAATTAAATGCGCCGGCAGTTTATTTTTAGGACGCTACACCCCAGAAGCTATTGGCGATTATTTGGGCGGCCCTAACCATGTCTTACCAACTTCCCGTTCGGCGCGGTTTGCTTCTGGTTTGAGTGTGTACGATTTCCTCAAACGCATTACTTATTTAGAATGCAATCAAGCCGCGTTGCAAGAAATTGGTAAAGCTGCGGTGACTTTAGCTGAGGCGGAAGGTTTACCAGCCCATGCAGGTAGTGTGGCTGTACGTTTGCAATCATAATTAGAAAAATTTAGCGCAAAGGCAAGGCAGCGCGTTGGGCGGCTCTGCCGACTTGAAGCGACTGCCGCGTAAAGGAGCAAAGTTAGTTTGATATGAATGCAGAGAAAAGGACACCTGTTTCTTTTATCAAAAATCTGCTGGTTGCCCGTTGGCGATCGCTTTTACTCCTATTTCTTGGGGTATATTTACCATTGCAGATATTTCAAATTTTGGCCGCCCAAGTTTGGCAATATCAAACTGGCTTTCCTTGGGATGTAGCAGTTTTGTTGGCGGTTCATTCTACAGCTAATGCACCGTTAGATACTCTGGCGGTGGTGCTGACTAAGTTAGGCTCGTTTTGGACTGTGTTACCGATTTTAACTACAGTTGCCCTCATATTACTTTGGCAAAAACGCTGGCGATCGCTAGTTTACTTGCTGATCACTGCCTTGGGAAGCGCCTTCATCAACCGCACAGCCAAAGAATTATGGCATCGTCTCCGCCCAGATTTGTGGAAATCTCTTGCACCAGAGTTAGATTTTGCCTTTCCTAGCGGCCATGCCATGACGAGTACTACTCTGGCTATCATCGTGTTGATTTTAGCTTGGCAGAGTTCTTGGCGCTGGTTGGTATGGATTTTTTGCAGCTTGTATGTATTAACTATTGCCTGGACACGCTTGTATTTAGGTGTTCACTTTCCTAGCGATATTCTTGCAGGTTGGATGGTGGCGATCGCTTGGGGAACTGGCGTGAGTATGATTATTAAACCCCATCTGGTGAAAACTGTACCCATCCCTGGTGTGCAGCCTGCGGCGGAAACCACTTTACTCCCAGAAGAACAGGAAAAGTTAGCCGCTAATGAGTGAATCTTTGTGGTAAGCGATCGCTCTTACTAAAAACTACTATCCTAGAATGTGCCAGTCACCATCAAAGATTTTGGGTAGATGTCACATACAAGACTTACGCAATGAGACAAAAAATCAAGGTTTGAGACTGGGATGTAAGGGTATAAGGTGTAAGTCTGCAAAACCCTTACATCCCACTCACTACTCTCAACTCCCCCATTTACGCCTTTTTGGTCGGTGCAGTTGCAACATGGGCTTCGACAATTGTCTGCGACACTTTGGGAATAAACCAGTTGACATCACTGGCTGGGAGAATTGTAGCGCCAACTTGATTAAATTCAATTGCCCCAGTATCAGCATTTGTCTTGAGAACTAAGTTTGTTCCATTCGGAACCTTCAGTACAACATCACCCACAAATTCTTGACCAGGACGGTCAGGATTTAAAGCTACAGCATTTACATCTGCGGGTAGATAGATACCTTTGCAATTCCATCTATCTTGAGTTGTCGCGCCATCAGCTAAAAAATAAAGTGCTGCTCCTTTTGAATATTCATCATCATCTAAATTTGGTTCTGGCCCGTAGATAGCTATAGTTTTCCCTGTTTGATTGGTGCATTGTCCCCAGTCAATTCCTGACTCAAAAGCGTATTTTTGTAATTCTAATTCATTGATTTTTTGGTCAATTTGTTCTGGTGTGTAACCTTCTAACTGCTCTTGTGTTGCTTTTGCAGAACGAAATTGATCTAGCTCTTTAGTCAGATTTATATAATCAGGATTTTTGCTAACTTTTGGGCGATCGGCTAAAGCAGGTGGAGCGAATACTAAACTTACAAATAATATAACTGTCAGCAAAAAGTATTTAAATCTTTTCATATCTATGTACCCATTTTTACAAAATTGCAGCTTATGACTATCTCAACCATCTTGTCAATATTCTCATCAGCTATCAAAGTTAAATTTTTGATAAGAAATACCGAATTTTGAATTTATTAGCTTGTTTTTCTGGCTAATTACTGCATATCAACTAGACAAATTTATCATTCTGTTTTTGAGAATCTCATGTTTTGGTACTGTTTCCTAATTTATCTTTATATTTTCTTTAGATATGTCATAACCTCATAACTTCAGGCGCTAAATGGCACTTATTCCGATGATGTTTGTGGGTATTTTTCTGCACAATCAGCAAGAGAACTTCTGCGGCAATTAAAGTACAAAATCTCTCATATATCCATGTAGATTCAGGGATTTGCTCAAATTAATAAATGATTAAATTTAATTTTTTTGTCTACTTGATTGTAGAAAATACATAGGGTAGTATTAAATCTATCTTGAGAAATAAAACTAACGATAGGCGCTGCCCATTGATAGATATATCGATATCTGTAATTAAAACTTAGGGCTTGTTTCTTAGTATGA
This window of the Nostoc sp. HK-01 genome carries:
- a CDS encoding histidinol dehydrogenase, with the translated sequence MQLLKTTDTDFSTVFQALVNNRREATVDVSGTVRGILADVKVRGDAAVKEYTSRFDHFSPESLHLSADFIATQAAKCPADVRVALELAAERIGSFHQKQLPQDIGYTDATGVKLGLNWVSLSQVGIYVPGGRASYPSSVLMNALPAKIAGVERIVMTVPMPRGEINPAVLAAAQVAGVTEIYSIGGAQAVAALAYGTETLTPVDKVVGPGNAYVAEAKRQVFGTVGIDSIAGPSEILVVADDKNNPEWIAWDLLSQAEHDPSAQSILITDSAVFAQQVITAVENVLTKLSTQEVASASWQNHGAVIVVSDLAESIPLLNQLAPEHVELCVDNPQILASQIKCAGSLFLGRYTPEAIGDYLGGPNHVLPTSRSARFASGLSVYDFLKRITYLECNQAALQEIGKAAVTLAEAEGLPAHAGSVAVRLQS
- a CDS encoding phosphoesterase, producing MNAEKRTPVSFIKNLLVARWRSLLLLFLGVYLPLQIFQILAAQVWQYQTGFPWDVAVLLAVHSTANAPLDTLAVVLTKLGSFWTVLPILTTVALILLWQKRWRSLVYLLITALGSAFINRTAKELWHRLRPDLWKSLAPELDFAFPSGHAMTSTTLAIIVLILAWQSSWRWLVWIFCSLYVLTIAWTRLYLGVHFPSDILAGWMVAIAWGTGVSMIIKPHLVKTVPIPGVQPAAETTLLPEEQEKLAANE